One genomic region from Herpetosiphon gulosus encodes:
- a CDS encoding recombinase family protein — translation MLIGYARVSTADQQLDLQIDALRSHGCEHLYTDMASGAKTTRPGLMEALNACRAGDVLVVWKLDRLGRSLAHLVETVQALAARNVGFRSLQEQLDTTSSGGRLVFHIFASLAEFERDLIRERTNAGLIAARARGRKGGRPKGVDEQKRKAALALRRDLSYTVQEICAMVGISRNTYYKYIRNE, via the coding sequence ATGCTTATTGGATATGCTCGCGTTTCCACGGCGGATCAGCAGCTTGATCTCCAAATCGATGCGCTCCGTAGTCATGGCTGTGAGCACCTCTATACGGATATGGCGAGTGGGGCAAAAACGACCCGTCCAGGACTTATGGAAGCCTTGAACGCATGTCGGGCTGGCGATGTACTGGTCGTCTGGAAGCTCGACCGGTTGGGACGATCGTTGGCCCACTTGGTAGAAACTGTTCAGGCGCTGGCCGCCCGTAACGTTGGTTTTCGCTCCCTCCAAGAACAGCTCGATACCACCAGTTCTGGCGGCAGGTTAGTTTTTCATATCTTTGCCTCGTTGGCGGAGTTCGAACGTGACCTCATTCGCGAACGGACTAATGCGGGTTTAATAGCAGCACGGGCGCGAGGACGGAAAGGTGGACGGCCGAAAGGTGTCGATGAGCAAAAGAGGAAGGCTGCCTTAGCCCTCAGGCGCGATCTAAGTTATACGGTGCAAGAGATTTGTGCGATGGTCGGAATCTCGCGCAACACTTACTACAAATATATCCGGAATGAATAA